A region of the Mytilus galloprovincialis chromosome 1, xbMytGall1.hap1.1, whole genome shotgun sequence genome:
AAGTTTTGTCATGGACTCCAGGTAGCAAACGTTCTCTTGTGATGATAGGAGATGACCTTCCACACGAACCAGGGTACAAATATGGCGACTTTACAAATGATATAAACTGGCGTAATGAATGCACCAAGTTAAAAGATATggtaataaatttatttataatttttttatgaccATATTTAGTTATGTTCAGTCGTCTTGATTAATATTGCCTTCTCCTGGTAAATTACTTAGTATTTAATTTCTGAGCAGAATTCTGAATTTACCATTCCAAACAAATGTTCTTCGTGATCGGAATGTCTATACCCAAGACTTGTTACGTGTGTTGTTTCATTGTTACCTGATGATTGATTGTTTATACTAAACACCACTATTGGGTACATCGTGACTGTCTGTTTTTATTGGTCGAGGAAGCTGGGTTGACCGGTACGCACCTGCTGCTTGCgagattcgaactcacaacctcagttttGACAAGCAAGTGACACAGTAAATAAACTATTTGGAACACTCGCACACCGAGGCCTCCTAACATCTCGATAAACTCCATGATGATTATCAAACCgtagtttgttgttttttttgtttttgttttttaagctTCCATGTTTGCCCCAGTCTGTATTACACTTGATCTATTCTATCTGCACTTCAAATATTGCCATAAAACCAGTTGAGCTTTGAAGATAATTAAGCATGTCATACACGTGATGCCTTATATATTTGGATGTTTTAGGGAGTCAAGGTCTATGGCGTTGCTGTAAAAGTGAATATACCTCAAAAACTGAAGTTTTACCAAGAACTGGCAAAAAGAACGGATGGGCTAATGATAACATtggaaaactttaacctgatttTTGATTTAATGATGTCAATTTGTTATCGAGAAGGCGGCGATGAACTATTAAGTGTAAGTAAGGATTAAAATTGGTAAAGAGAAGGCAGCGATTAACTATTATTAATAACGTGTAAGTAATGATTGAAATTGTTATTGGGAAGGTGGCAATGAACTATTAGGTGTAAGTAATGGTTAACATTTGCATAACGGAAGGCGGCgattaattattattaattacGCGTAAGTAATGATGGAATTTGTTATCGGGAAGACGGCGATGAACTATTAAGTGTAAGTAATGATTTAAAATTGTTATCGGGAGGGTGGCAATGGACTATTAAGTGTAAGTAATGGTTAAAATTGGTAAAGGGAAGGCGTCGATTAACTATTAAGTGTAATTAATGATTAAAATTGGTAAAGGGAAGGCGGCGATTACTATTATTGATCAAGTGTAAGTAATGCTTGAAATTGTTATTGGGAAGGAGATGATGATTTATTAAGTGTGAGTAATGATTGAATTTCGAATTGGGAAGGCGGCGATGAAATTTTATTTAATCACGTTTAAGTAATGATTGAATTTATAATCAGCAAGGTAGCGATGAACTATTTATGAAAGTAATACGGAAGCCCATAGGGGAACATCTTAAAAAAATCGTTATCTCGATATAATTAAATCTTTATCTATGATATAACGATATAAATAAATCGTTATGATATATCGATATAATTATATCGAGATAgcgaaacaaatataaatatcgagataacgatataaatatttgatataacgatataatattatttttctgtATGTCCCCTATGGGCTTCTGTAAAGTAAGGATTGAATGGTActacttttaattttagtttaagtttaagactaaatatatatttatatgtaattgAAAGTACTCTATAAAAAGTCATAGCGAATATGATAAAGGTAACACATTGTACagcaaatggattttttttttttttttatattttattattattttagtcTTACCAGGACGAACTGAAAGAGAAATATGGAATTTCGAAATTGAGTAAAAATTTGTCAGGAATGTTTGATGGCCTCTCATCCGCTGCTGGGAAGACTAAGACAGGCTTATTTAGTGGTGGCATCTTTGGAACACCAACTGCTGGAGGGTTTGGAGCACCATTTGGTGGGGGATTTGTACCACCAATTGGGGGGCTTTTTGGAAAACCAATTGGTACTGGTCCATTTGGAACAGCTGGTGGGGGATTTGTACCACCAATTGGGGGGCTTTTTGGAAAACCAATTGGTACTGGTCCATTTGGAACAGCTGGTGGGCTATTCAAAAGTCCAGTAACTATTCCTAAAAAGGGGAAAACAAACAAGACGAGAAtcttaaaaacaacaaaacttgGAAAGAAGGTACTCACAGGGAAAACATCAAAAACAGCAGCTAAAGGATCAAAGAAAGAGAAAGATAAACGGAAAAGAGAGGATAACGTATGTGAAGTATTTGTTTTCTTGATctttacatacatttgtaaaacGGGAGAAAAAATATCATTAGAACCATTTATCAAGTTCTTTGACGAATGACCTTGAAGTTAATGTCtgtcaattttttgtttgttgttttgtcaaAAATAGGCACATGGGGTTTCTCTACCTTTGAATTGTTTCAAGTTTTGTTAtgtttgggccttttataggtgactatccAAATTCTGTATAGGTTTTACtctttgttgaaggtcgtacggtgatctatagtcgCTCTAATCCATGTGCTTGTCATTTGGACTCTTGTGAATAGTTATCTTATTGGCAACCGTATCtccttattttatttataaatcatacaataaaatattattgtttaaccAAAACTATAAGTCGGTTATTTTTTTCTACAGATCTAAGTCACTATATAAGGATTGTTTTCACCGAAATATCAGACAgaaaaattatgaaacaaaacCTTATAATAATTAAGAGATTTGGTAATATTAGCAATGAGACAAGGATTCACTGTAGACTCCAAATTCGTGCATTTTTAAAGAACTGAATTTAGAGTCTGAAACGGTTTTATTTCATATCAGCTGGTTAGGTACTTGAGGATGGTGTCAGTTGTTATGAGCATTCTTTCAGATTGTAATGGTCATTGCTGTTTTACTTGTTTTGCATTTTTATCCATTGTTCCGTTATTAAAGAGTTTATAATGTTTTCCTGTACttgttttaattgatatttcCTCGAGGTACCTTTTGTTATTCCTCAGATCGAGATACAAAAGGGGAGGTTGGAGATCTTAGAATATAACATTACTCAGCACATGGTCATGTGTCTTCTCCACGTCAGCAACCCCGCCAATGGTTGTCTCTTGTCAAATCTCAGTGATTTACCATTATAGGGAATTTAGTGTTGATTACAGAGTTTTGATATTCTATTATTTGAATTAGTtcacatctctttttttttaaatattttaagtgaTTTTGTTCTAAATCTACATACTGTACATACACCTAAATaccgttttttttctttcttggtatgTTTTAAAAATCGTTGAGTTACGGAGACCCGACATCTTCTTAATTCATATTAGTGagataaaacttatttttggCAATTCGGTAAATATCAGATATCATCAAACCcgttattattttgaaataaagtcAGTTGCTCTAGTGTATAAAAATACTTAAAAGGAACAACAGTAAATGTAGgctcttggttttttttctgtctgtTTACGTGCAATGCACATTTTTATTCATTGGTCTACATACACATTTAAAGATCTAATTATTCTATTAGATATATTTATGTCTTTATCTGCAGCAAAAGGACATTCcaagagaaaaaagaaatgatCGCAAATTTAAAACGACAAAACCACTCAATCGTCTTCAGTGGTCACCATGGAAACAGGCAATGAGTAATGTCAAGCTGTCTACAAAAGATGAATGGGCAAAATGGCTGAATGGCTACGTCACTAAACAGATATTTGCACGTGACTTTGAAGATGCTGCTGTCTACGAGTTTGCAGTACAACCTCCcaacaagaaaaagaaatatcCTGTCACGTTTTCTGTTGTCAATGGATTGCCATCATCTGGTAAATGGTGTAAACAGTTGGTAGGTCGAAAGCACATTCGAGAGAAACTTAAGCAAGCCATTGCACAGAATGCAAAAGTGTTTGTTAGACGTGGTAAATTTAAAAAGAGAAATAAGAAATTTATGGAAAAAGTTCGAAAACATCTGGCAAATAGCAATTATTCTTTTGGGTGTTCCAAGAAGAATGCTCGAGTTTTCAAGATTAAAGACTTTATCATAagttaaattttaacacaaaaacaTCGTGAACAAGAAGAATTACTGAACATACATTTGTTTACTTTATACTTACACTATGTTTGTGATAGGCAGCTGTTATGACAGCACAGTGTCATTGTAAGATACACtgtgtaatatatttatttgatcttttaaacaaattgaaTGTAATTACTTTAACGTCAATGACGGTATCAATATGTTTTATAGTTATATCTTGTTTGATAAACACAGAACAATACATGGTTTCCATATATATAGCATAACATGTACAGTATTAATTTGTAGCATGTTGTGTTAAAAATTATCCTTTCAACAACACTATTCATTTAAAGAGAATATTTTTACTTCAGTTTTGTTTCATTTctgtaataaaaacatattttattgtgttCTAACCCGTCACGTCAACCGAAATTGAAGATATTCAGTCAAAAAAATAGGTGACGTTTACAGGATATATATCAACAGAAGAAGCATTTAAAATATACAGAACCGTCGACATCCGACGTTAAAAAaaagtcatcttttaaaaatgagcaaataaaatatgGTACAAGCATccttttctttaaaaatggacttactaagtatttgaaaaaatagaacaaaacatCTGTTATACGATTTTTAAGGATGTGAATATAAGTAAATAACTGAGGATACGAAATACACAgaatgtaaacttttgtataaatCATAAAAAACGTAGGGTCATATTTCACAACTAGACATATACAtagttggttttctcgtttgaattgttttacattgtcatttatagcctgactatgcggtatggaatttgctcattgttgaaggccgtacggtgacctgtagttgctaatttctgtgtcattttgatctgttgtggggagttgtctcattggcaataaaacCACATCTTCCCCTTTTATATATACAAAGGTCTCATGTGTCACAATAGACAGAGACATAGTTGTGAAAAGAATCATTAAAAACACGATTCAGAGAAAGAGTGTCTGGAATATAGACAGAGACATAGTTGTGAAAAGAGTCATTAAAACACGATTCAGAGGAAGGGCACCTGGAATATGATGTCAAAAGTCAAAAACACTTGATTCGAAGAACGACTACATACAAAATCGAAGTTTCCAGAATTCAGAAGGCAGCTTCTTCTCATATGTGATAAAGATTTACGATACTATGAAAGCCATGCGTAAGAAAGTATCTATGCAGAATCTTGTTCATCTGATATCCCCACTTCTGCAGTATATATgagttttacatttgttatttagtTTTACCAATAAAAAAACTAGCGCAtgtgtactgtattcctgtcacgtaaagttatcattttagcggtatttttaacattgttatataagtgggaggtttggctaggCATTAAGCCAAGTTCAACCgaccatttttcttcaaatatccattaccaagtcaggaatatggtgtGCGTTGTATGAACAGAGAAAATCATATCGTTGTCTGTCGCATTGTTCCCTTTTTCAATACGTATATATACTAGAGTGACGTCATTGCAATGATGCATACGTAGGAGGACTATCGTTTTGTAAACACTTAGACATGTATCAGTTTTGCATGAAATCATTTCATAAAACAAGTCAAAAACGCATCGTtgtaaagatgtttaatttatatatataatggcATATGCCGCCAGCCTTTCATACACTCCTGTTTATAAGTTTAGAGTATAGAAATCTTAGGCACTTGTGATCAGTTTAATCATTTCCACCATGTTATGTAAGCAATTGAAATATTGTCACATTATTTTGTACAACAATAAATTGACACAAAACATTTGGATAGAAAGGATTTATCCATATAATCAAATTACATAGTTTAAGAGGTATTGATAATATTAAGCTAATGTAGGATAACGGATATACACATGATATTCAAAATACgacatttggaaaaaaatgaaacagagGAGCTACTGACTAACTCTCTTCGATATTTATGACATCAATAGATTCCGGTAATAATCAAAACTAGGATTTTTGTGGGTAAAATCCTTGTTCATGAAATATTTACACTTACCTGCCTCCTTAACTATTTGCAATTTCCCTCTACTTCCCCATACGTTCGTCgagttttttaatataaatacggTAACACCTCCAGTTATCTCCCTTGCGTAACTCTTCAGTTTCTCGAGACCAATATAAAGTAATTCCTCGAGTGGGGAGGAGGGCGGGTGAGGCAGGTAAGTGTAAATATTTCATGAACAAGGATTTTACCCACAAAAATCCTAGTTCACTTCAATATTTCCACTTATCTGCCTCCTTAACTATTTGCAAAAGAATTTGCAGCCCTACTAAAGGAGGTGGGAAAGGAATTAAATAAggaattaaaaaattatattcacCTATTTCTGTCTTCCTCTCTTGAAAGAATCCAAAATTGCTGACTTGGCAAAAATGGACTGGTGGTCTGGAACATCCTTCAAATAGAATGAAGTGAAAGTAGTTTCAGATGTCCAGTGAGCTGCTTTTAAAATTTCTTCAGCTGATACACCACAAAATAAAGCCCATGAAGTAGAGAGTCTTCTTGTATCATGTGCTCTTACTGTTTTTAAAGTGTCTTTATCTGCATTTTCATATGCATATCGCACTGTATTAACAATCCATCTTGCAATAGAATCCTTTGAAGCTTCTTTATGATGGTTTTTTTGATAAGTAACAAACAGTCTGTTTGATTTCCTTATAGATTTTGTTCTATTTATGTAAATCCTTAATGCACGGCAAGGGCATAGTTTCAAATCCTCAGAATTAGTTGCATAAGAATTAAATGAAGGAATGAATAATGGCTCCCAAGGCCTATTCAAAGTCTGTGTTTTTGCAAGAAACTGCATATTTGGTAATAGtttaattccatttttttcaaatctgaaATGTCCATCATCTAATGATAAGCTATGAATTTCACTAACTCTATTAATTCAATTGAATCTAAAGGTTCAAAAGGATGTTTTGTTAGCATCAATAAAACTAAAGGTAAATTCCAATTTGGGGTCAATTGACGAATTGGTGGATTCATATTAAATAACCCTTTAATCAATGATGATAACTCAGAACTGTTTGAAATTTCTAATCCATTATTATGAATCAATGCTATGGCTGACTTGTAACCTGTAATAGTCTGTGGTTTGCATTTTCTTACAGTAGAAAGATATAACAAAAATTCTGCTACTTCCGGTATAGTTGAAGAAGTGGAATTGATATTTTGTTCTTTACACCAACTGTCATATATTCTGAGTGTTGCATCATACACTGTTTGAGTAGATGTTTTTCTGGCATTTGCCATAATTTCTGCAGTTTTTTCAGAAAACCCTTTTGACTTATGACGCAATTTGATAATTTCCATGCCACAAGATTTAATGTTTCTGGACtctgatgaaatatttgtattcgATTGTGAATTTGTGAAAGCAGATCTGGCAGAAGTGGTAGTTTTATTGGAATATCTATCAGTAGATCCAACATCTGAGGATACCAAGATTGTCTTGGCCACATTGGTGCTATTAGAAGAACAACTGTCTTTTCTTCTCGAATCTTTTGTAATATCCGAGGAACAAGGATTGGAGGAGGAAATGCATATGCATACATGCCGCTCCAATTTACAGTTAGAGCATCTACTTGAAATGCTGCTATGTCTGGAACCGGAGAGCAATAAACTGCTAACTTTTTGTTCTGAGCTGTTGCAAACAGATCTATACTTGGAGTTCCCAGTCTCTGAAATATCATATTTACTATCATATTGTTGAGTGTCCACTCTGTCATCTTGAAAAGATTTCCCCCCCTCGAAAGAGCATCTGCTAGTAGATTTA
Encoded here:
- the LOC143044219 gene encoding uncharacterized protein LOC143044219, which codes for MEMDAPSLRRQPTLPMDPPNENPPRKILKAKRRFTSQSSKTISLVSSASSTSSLIKPSLSKKGTSIKSSLSKVPSLTKKASITKEVSDIATTAIALDSGSHVGKTGVITDDDIGGDVDITEVDHTSPFSESGEAVVSSLRKSLSGRSTLSKKLSRKTSSRAAIAPSLTPLPPGGLVEIAFSFDTTGSMRAALNEVKGRIKDIVQKLQSDVPGIRIAIFAHGDYCDKDNYIIKWIDFGATLPELHDFVNSCGDTGGGDGPECYELVLRRATEVLSWTPGSKRSLVMIGDDLPHEPGYKYGDFTNDINWRNECTKLKDMGVKVYGVAVKVNIPQKLKFYQELAKRTDGLMITLENFNLIFDLMMSICYREGGDELLSSYQDELKEKYGISKLSKNLSGMFDGLSSAAGKTKTGLFSGGIFGTPTAGGFGAPFGGGFVPPIGGLFGKPIGTGPFGTAGGGFVPPIGGLFGKPIGTGPFGTAGGLFKSPVTIPKKGKTNKTRILKTTKLGKKVLTGKTSKTAAKGSKKEKDKRKREDNQKDIPREKRNDRKFKTTKPLNRLQWSPWKQAMSNVKLSTKDEWAKWLNGYVTKQIFARDFEDAAVYEFAVQPPNKKKKYPVTFSVVNGLPSSGKWCKQLVGRKHIREKLKQAIAQNAKVFVRRGKFKKRNKKFMEKVRKHLANSNYSFGCSKKNARVFKIKDFIIS